The Epinephelus fuscoguttatus linkage group LG19, E.fuscoguttatus.final_Chr_v1 genome contains the following window.
AGTCTGTCTGTTCCCAGGGgattaattcatttaatttattaattttcatgTGTGACCTGCTTGATTGCCTCCGACTGTCAGTTTAACCAGAGAGCCGTGTTTATTACCACATCGTTGTACCTGTAGCTCACTCGGTTATTAAATTTGAAGACTTGCCTCATTTCCATGAATTATGGAAATCACACATCTGAGGATAGTTGTAGGAATAAGGTTGAGAACACAATTAAATATGCCAATTTGAAAAGAGAAACATATCCTATCAAATTAGATGACTAACAACCCTCCGTAATTATATGCAGGATGAAATGAGCACAAACAGTTTTAActgctcatttgtttttgttggggGTTTTTTCCCGCCGCCACTAGCTTTCTACACAATAGATGTTGTTGCAATAATCAGCAGCACAATTAAACTAATCATTCGGCAGTGTGTGTTCATTGTTCATGGATCAAAGGTTTGTGTGATCAGCAGTTGTCCTAAGATTTATGAGAATTAGCCTTCCGTTAGTTAAAAACTCCAAATTGATTTCCCTCCACAGAAGCAGAACACAAGCTAAACTCAAATTTTGCtctataaaaataactttttattaCAAATCTGCAGTCATGACCACCAGAAGCTGACAGAGAAGCTGAGCTCTAAGGATCGGATATAATGCCAGTGTTGGACGGGGATGAACAGCACGTCTCCAGGCTGTAACACACATTCCAGATACGGAGCCTTGGCAAACTCCGGGAAGCGCTCTGTGTCTGGAttctccacctccacctgcatGGAAGGAGTCAGAAATTGGAAATGCTGCATACATTTGCAGGCTCGGCGTGTGCTATCTCTGAGGACTGTCAATCCTACCTGACTGGTATTGTGAAGGAGTTGTGATTGATGAGGGTACAGCTTGTCTGTGTCCTCTGGGGAATATAGGCGAATGTATTTGCTTCCCACAACCTGATGTATATACAGGGGGGAGAATCCCATGAGGTAAACATACTGCGATCACGTGAGAGATCTTTGACACTAACTGGATTCATAAAATAGCCTTGTTATCGTCACCTGAGCCAGGAAGTTCTGCTGAGGGTCCTGGTGAAGAGGAGACACTGTACCTCCGGGCCCAAACCACGCGTTTACAGTAATGTCGTCTTCGTCTCCTTCACCAAGGCAGCAATAATCAGGAGGGCGGATGTCTTCCTTCAGCTCTGGTACCTAAGGCAACATCAGACAAACAAAACCATTTCATCCCCCAAACAGTCCTCTGTATTGTAAGTACTCACCCCATGTGACCCTGAGTTcaggaagaaaactttgttttcctcacaATCAAAAAATTGAGAAGAAATTCTTACAGTGGTCATGTGGTCTGCGGttaccaacagcaaaactatatcagttATACACTCTCACATGACTCATGTAGCATAATTCAAGTCTCATGTACTCAGTTGTTAACTCAGTatgtcccaaacacatgcattgtaGTTAAAACATtgatatttaaaacacttctgcataaaCAACCTCAGGCAGGCTACGCATCTGTGCCTGAGGCTGTACTGAGCAAACAACTGGACAAACAAGACTTTGATGATACTGCACGAGCTGTGAGagtttagttttgctgttgttaattttttgttttgttttttggattcttcgttaaCTGCAGAGGCATGCAAGAGTTTTCTTAACGAATGATACCGTCTTGTTTCGAACCGAAACATTTGCCAGCATTTAACATTAAATATACAGTTTTATTTGACTCTGCATTTGCTCATGGTATGTTAAGTACTTTTGGTCTTGCTAAAAAGTGCTTGGCTCCAGAAACAGCAATGTtagactgtctgtctgtctgctgctttggtccagactgaattATCTTAACTGCTGGATGGATTGTAATGAAATGGGGTACAGACACTCACAGCCCCGTCACGATAAATAGTAATAACTTTggtaaaatatttaacttttcaTCAAGTGTCATCATCaggtccaattttttttttttatctttgcaataCTTTCatatacttttatttatacAAGATCCATTTATTTGAAATTTTATAACACAGGAACTCAAATGAAACTTCAAAATGTCTgtcatcatattttatattttacaaagtGATTCATTAGATTAAATAAGTTAAATCAGCTTTCTTTAATGAATACAAgtaatttatggtgctgttagaTTGCTGCTTGACCGCCTCATTAATACAGGGAGCGTGCCGCTCTGtgtgcagagagcaggagagcaaACAGCTTTTAACCGCAGTGGCTAAACATCAACAAATATGGATAGAAGCAGAATATTTTgcgagaaaaaaaatgttgtgaaaTTCAGAAATTATTACatctatctttttattttataacacTCCAGAGTTACATGAGTTGTTAATAATCCTACACAGACACCACTGTCCTCTGATTCTGCAAATAGTATGATATTAGTAAAATCAATATAGATCcagagcaggttaacttcagggTATCAGATCACAGCATGTCAACaccccgacctctgaccaatcagatcactgaagaaataAGTATCCATAAATGGAAGTCATGAGTCTCAGGTAAAAAGGAGTAGCCTCgttttccactggttttaaaacagagcttctaacaaacacagagatcatttccacactgaacacatgattttagcggCATTTGAAATTATGCAAAGTGTATTTTAGTCTGCAGTGATAGTGTTGatattttacactctgattccatcactgcagctcaaaataacatgagacacctgcGTGATGAGATCTGGGAAGaaaaattcttaaaaaaatatcCCACACGCTGTTAATCTGCTCCTATAATTATTAATGCTACATTTGGGTGAGATAAACCTCATCAGTTTTTAACGGCTACTTTTCCACCCTTTACTTCGATAGTAAAAACAGTCTGGCATCACGTTacagtgttttatgtgacatattcaaagtcatcatccaactaaacagcaaaaaatactTGATATTAATGTCACTTATAGCCTACTGATACCTATATGAAATTTAAGTCTCTGCCAACAGTAACTTTTTGGACAGTATTTTGAACATTTCTACCTTTTCCATCATAAGATTCCAGAGTATCCTTACATCCCacaccactgacattttactaTCTCACAGTCGCAGACACTTTCAGTACAGTTTCATATCATAGCACATGATGCAGtttacttcattcatggttctgatgatgtcactcgcAATTAACAACCTCGtctctttcacatgaacgtgCTCagggctggataggaaaactcagttgactgaactagttgatgaccagctttgtagtactgcttatgttagggttagtcaaacgGATAGTGAAAAGATGAACTGGCTTCTAAGTACAGGCCGCAGGTTTAGGCAGACTAAACAGACatgcaacaacaaacaaacaaaaaagctgcgcagtatttgttgttgtttgttaatTTAGAATGTGAATTTCAACATTATGAATGAAGGTTTGAGCTTTTGGGTACAGCCTCAGGTTGCACAATGAAAGTTAAGTTGTAGCCCCTTCATGTTACATTCACACAGAACATACAGCATGTGCACATTTGAAAATTATAACAGAATAAAacgacaataaaataaaacattatataCAGTTACTTATGTATAAATccttacatacatatacactTAAATACTTTGGGTTTTAGTGGTTCTAATACCACTATTtataaacaaatgcaaaaccAATGAGATTCCCACCAGCTTCGCAGTTCATGCTAATCAGCAATTGTTTGCACGCTAACACTTTAAGATGGTGAGGTAACATGTAGCCAGACATTGCTGTCACActaaatactactactactactactactaattaTAATATTGACAAGTAAACGATGTCGCAGACTCCTCCATTTAGCTTCAAATTACTCAGTTCATAGTACGGTGACATTAGATTAAAGGGTTCAAAACTCTCTGCACACAATAATATCCTTTTTGGTCATTATTCTTATTAATAGCAAGAAATTAAATGATCATTTATAACAAAGAATCACATATTGTTATTAAGCCGTGTTACTTATCTGAAGGAAAACATCAGATGTGTCTTCTTTTTAGGGTGATACACATGACATTTTAAAGTCAGATGCTAGACACATAAAATTAACATCTGATTAGCTGATTACAGGTGATTCCTGAAGGATGAGGATGTGGTGTGAAACATCAGAGTTCGGCCTCTCTCTGATCTATCAAACAGCCCAAAATACCCAGCTCCTTGTCTGACAAGGTGACCTTTTCGTAAAGTTCAATCCAGACAATTTATTGACTTGTACGGTAAAATTAGGACTCAGAAGTCAATAGCATTCGAAGCAATGTGGTGTGAGGATGACAGCTGGAAATAAGCAGTATTCAATTCTTCATGGTGCCAAAAATATAAGCTGAATAATCAATTAGAAAACTGACAACATGAATAATTATATCTATAATCATGCAGTCAGAAGAGACAACACCATACCTGATCAAAAAGCTGGTGTTGAGCGAGGTAACCCAAACCTTTCACTCCGTCCTGGGTGAgcaaattaaaatcaaaatacagtGTTAGAATCACATGGAGATCTTTATTTGTTCATATTAACAATGCAGCACTGCAGCAAGACTTGATTAGGATGCACttactttatttaaaatgtacCGATCAATGAATTCATTGACCGTGAGCAGCGTCTGTGACCATTCCTCGTCAGTGTACCTGGATCCCACCTCAATGGGAACAGTCCGACAGCCGGCTACAGACCTCAGGTACTCTATGCTTTGCGAGAGGGAGGAGAATGGATGAATTAAACATCGCGGTGATACAACAGCACAAAATCTGGTCATTCAGGATTCTAGCGCTGCTCAAAAACATGTCTTGTGTGCACTTCTGGATGTCCTCCTCCACCGCCAGAGCTGAGAGTCAGACGCCAGGAGCCGTATGTCAGATGTCAGGGTGAATAGTCAGCTGTCAGGAGTCGGCAGTGAGAGGGAGGACAGTGAAGGATAATCTTAAAATGGAGAGGCAGTTCTATCAGACTCTGGTGTCAGACATTAGAGTCAGGAAGCAGGGCTGTTGTGACAGGTAAAGCAACCTAAATTCAGTCTGTGTTCTTCCCACATTTTAGGGCAATTAAGACTAAACATCATCACACCAGGTAACTAACTGATTGTATGTTACATGTCAGTGATGATTCAGCACCAGAGTACTGCTGGTTTTCTGTCCTCTCAGCAAGATAAGAGCACTCAGCCAGCATCACAAGTGTAAATCAGTCTTGACGGAACATAAATATGGTCGTAGTGTTTAACCATGATGGAGGACTATAAATGCGATCCCTTATAATGTAGGTTGTTTTCTAAATTAAAATTATAACTTTCTGGCAGACCTTTGGTAGAGTTTGATGAAATGAGTTTAACATAACGATAAAGGGGTTCATAACTTACAGGGTGATGTAATCTAGAGACAACAAATCACGCTCTTTAATTGAACAAGAGCAcactataaaacaaaacaaacctccAGGGGTGTTGGTTGAGGGCAGGCCAGTGGTCAATGATCCCCTCTAAAATCACCGGTTTGAGTGGGAGCAGGTAGTTTGTGTTGAAGCTCTCCAGTGAAGGACACTTAACCCTGGGAACTGCCAACTCTTCTTTGATTGCAGGAACATGTGGGCCCTCAATCTTTATTCTCTGTTAATGATGCCAAAACAACAAGAGTTTGTCAAGTCTTAAAAGTTGCAGTTGGTCAATTTTATAAGAACTTTTTGTCGTATTTGCTGAAACTTTCACTATATTGATGTGAAAAAAATGTGGCAGAtaatttgtaacaaaaaaaaaaaaaaaaaaaaaaggagtcactgacgcagctgtcagtcatgtcaatcactgctcatgaccTGTGAATCTAGTTTGCAATACTGCATATTTCTAGCCTCAAATGCTTTCAGTAGTGACgttcctggcgactaatttCCCTATTGACTAAACGAAAATTTGAATCAAGATTAGTCGACTAGTTTAAAACAGCGAAAACACTCAACTCACTCACAAAAAATGAAGCCTTTAATAACGGCCTTCAACAACCatgtgggatttttttcaaataatacaacatctcaaaaaagataaaatgcTGCTGAACTCATTTTCTACACTAAAGTACTGCCAAACTGCACTGGTTTTGCAAGAGGACATCTCTCCAGTTTCCCATCGTGCTGCTTCAAAACTCCATTTTACTCAAGCATTACCTGTCTGACGCCTCTGAagcacccactagtggcaggcagctgcatgacagttaagcggcCTTGCACGTTAATAAAATACTAATTGGTTTAACCGGCTAATATGTCTGGTACCAACTAGCGAGAGGGTGGACGTTTATCGTTTAACTGTCTAATCACGCGCATCCCTAGTTTTCAGACACCtactttactgtactgtttagctgtaacatgAGAAAGTTCATCCAGGCGGTGGGCCGTGCCTCGTACTTGGTACGCCAACATGGTGGACGGGACACAGACTTTCTTATGTTACAGCTAATCAGTGCACTACAACATTTTGAGTTAGACAGTTTGATCGAGTTGACtgttctcagctctgattggttgtttctgcTGGGCCGCACTTGATTCTAACAAATGCTTTAAGAGGCAGTAGCTGTAATAAAGCTATCACATTGTAGCTCTCATTCAATTTTAAAATTAAGAGCTTTAATGGGGAAATAAATGAATCAGTGAATCACTACGGCAGAGCTGACATTACTTGATTAACAAATGAGTCAATCAACAGAAAAGCAAATTATTGAAGCCTCTCAGTCATGAGGATGCGTGAACTTTCTGTCTTAAGCGATAGTAAATTCAATATCATGAGGTTTTGGACCATCAGTGGAGCACAATAAGCATTATGAAGATGCTGTCATGGGCTTTAGGAAATTATGATGGACAAATTAATTCATTAGCCAAGAAAATATCTGGAAGATTAAGAGTGATGAGAACAGTTGGTTATAGTTAGTACCAGATAGATGTAGTTAAGTTGTTTgattttttaaggcaaagaaaaatgcacatgtaatccAGTAAAATCCTGCTAACTGTACTCTAAACTCTCCGTCTCCATTTTGATGGCATCTAAACAAAATGATCTGACATTTGAGCGTCTGTTGCACTTTATCCTCTGTGACATCTGATGCAGTGCCACTAAATAAAGGGCGACACAGGATATACTTCCTTAAAACTTCCGAGAGGCTTATTCTGACATGTCACCATCGGTTACTGTTTTTTGCAAACTTTGAAGCATTGACAATTTAGGCTGTGGCTGCACCACATGAAACAGCTCCGCTAAAATTACAGGAAAACTACTTTTCTGAGTGGTTTCCATAAATACGTGAGCATACTTTTGATGACAAAGGTGCACTCGGTAGTCATCTAAATTAAACCAGCAGTACACATATTATTTTAGGATAATGACTGATGATTTCcttccttttatttttgtaaactggATAATAAATGTGCTTTAGATTTCAGCATATGTTAAGCCTTTTGAATTCTGTGaaaaagatgtttaaaaaaaggcattaaACTAAAATCGTACCAAAGCATCACATTACTGTCCCCATTTCAAGTCTTGAGACGACATTAGAGATGTACGCAATAAATTAAAAAGCTAAAGTGACAGCCTCACATAGAACACTGTGTTTTCAATACAAAGACCACTGACCTTGACCTCAGCATGTtcactctcttcttcttcttctttgataGATTTCCTGACTTCACCCTGCAGCATCTGAACAATAACCTTAAGTATATCATCCATGATAGCTGCACCCATGAGTAAACCCATGTCACAAGTCCTCACAGCCTGCAGGACCTCATCTGCTGTCGGAACTTCACGACACAGAGCAGCCACTTTAAACAGGCAGCCATATGAATAAACGCGTCTCCATTCTTTGTCCACATGGCGCCATGTTCCCGTGTTGAGTTTCTCCCATGAATAGTCCAAAATGATCTGAGCATTAAGCATTCGGCTGGAGCTCGTAGTGTCCCTGTACAGCTGCTGCCTGGACCGTTTCAGCATTTCCAAAACACTTGACTCCACTTTGTCGCTGAACTGCAGTGGAAACTGTTCCTCATTATAAGGCAAGGCAGCAGAGATCTTTGACCACACCGTGGCCATTGTTGAGAAGGTCTTTATTTATGCTGTGTGGACAGACAGTGAAGGTTAGTTAGGACAGCACTTGTTCAGACTGAATCCATAATGGTGATGCACAGCTGAatttacatgtacagtacactGTTTGGAGATTACTTTAAAAATTCACGGGAGGCAAAGGTTGTCATTTAATCACTTGCTCTGTGCTCAGCTGGTCATGGCTCCACAATTACCTAAAATGCCCACCATGGTTACACACATACACGGGACACTTGCTTTCTCTGAAGCTGACAGCCTCCTCACTGCAGTAAAACAGATGTATACTCCTAATTTCCAAATTGGCAACCGCAAAACACAGGTGAGGACTTCATGAGCCAGAACTGTGAGTGTGACACATGCACAGTGACGACACCCTGTCACATGGTATCTGTAACCGCCAACTCTGGCTCCATGTGACTCCATCCATGTTTGGATGCTCTGTGAAACTGGAGATGATGCCAAGGTGCGAGGCAGCCAACTTTGAGCACCTGATTCATttgaacacagaaacacagcctTGTGAACTCTGAGGCAGAACCCAATTAAATGGTTACATTTAACATGCCACATGCCTGAGGTAATCACTAGTGTCAGGGTGGTTATTATGACCCTGCAGTGCCCTCCGACAGGAGTCATACCAGTCAGGTGTTCTGCACAGTCACATCAGCTAAAGCATTTAAGCAACCTTTGACGTCATGCAcattttgcaaaaacaaaacaagcagaaaCTCCAATTATTGAGGATGTTTGGGGGGAATTATGGTCCAACTGTCAAATATTATGGCAGCTATTAGAGAGGATGGACAGAGTGAACCTTCAGAGAAAGTGCACCTCAAATTCAGTAGCAGGAAGACAATAAGGATATTTTTCTTAAAAACCTCAGACTCTAGTGCCATTTTTAGATAACCGTGTACCCGCTCCATCCACTCATGTTCACTCCTCAATCtcacaaaagcaaaaacaaacaaaaggaggATGTGAGTCAGTATTGCTGCTCCAAGGCTGAATCATAATAACTTATACTACTAAGAgacagatgaaaacacacaagttAAAGTTAAATGAGACCTGAAAATATGAAGACTAGGCTAAATAGGGTCCAGAAGTCTGTGACCTCATTAAAGATCTCCAGTATTTTCACCTAAACCTGGAAATAATCAGAAAATGTGaagatttagaaaaaacataAGAAGCTTAGATATGtaaaatgaagaagaaataTTGAAGATCCTGCAACATTTCTAGGCCAGCAATCAAATCTAAGCAAATTTGTGGCATTGACCAATTTAACTCATTTGTGCAAAAGGTCAGATTTCCTTCAGTTGTATCTCTCCCACTGAAGCATGCGTTTAGATGACACTGGATTTGATTTGATCTAGTTATCTGAAGCTCATTGCACCTGTTATAAATATAACTGTGCCTCAATTTTCCAGCAGATCATTGCTGACACTGTGATGGTGGGAAACACGGCATCAGAATTAAGTTCAAGTGTGATAAGTCAAATTGTTTTTCCAAGCAAAGTAGGGCTTTCTCGGCATTAAATCATAGCTAGGCTAAAGGTTCTTAACGGAGCATTGCATGGAACTCTGAAATGCTTTACAAGCACTTCTTGATTGCCAGTGGCTCAAGAGGTAAAGCGGGTTGTCCACGATCTCCTCCAGTGTGCATGTccaagtatccttgggcaagatactgagccAAATTGCCCTGGGTGGTACCTTGTGTTGTAGTCTCAGCCACCtgtgtataatgtgtgtgtgtgtgtgtgtttttgtgtatgtgtgtgtgaatgggcgaatgtgacatgtagtgttaaagCGTTTTGAGtagtcagaagactagaaaggagTTATACTAACACAAGTCCATTCTATTCCCCATGAAGACCATAGAAGATGAAGGAGTCCTGACTTGGGTTTGCAATGGTATTTTCATGGTACATGTAACTTTAATTGAAATgcttttcatattttctgtcataattaTATTAACGTTAAAATTCATTGTCATtaaaaactgattaaaaatgtaagaaatagGTAGTTAAAAAGGTgactgattttaaaatgatttaaaatatacctttaaaaatattgttcagttaaagtaaaatgttttgttctttatgtaagtttattttgatctAGAGTAATAGATCAGGGGAATAGAGTTCAGGGGTCACATCTGTTGCATTACAGGCTGAGAGAGCGCTAACATGGCTACAGAGCACAGAGCCAACATGGTGGCAAAGGAAGTACATACGGccccaaaataataatattcaCATGGTCCAAGAGGTGCACATGGTAATTGTCATTTTGCACCTTTATTTGGTTTTGTATCTGATTATAATATTTGTGTAAGAAGGGACAATTCAATATATTTTCGGTTGCTGTGCTAACTTTTTGGGACCTGTCTGAAAAAATTCACATGAGAGACTATTGTTAGGCACGTCTAAATGCTGGACATTTGTTGAGAGACTGTAAAAGTAATTAAGAGATTTGTATttcaagatttatttatttttgttgtagtttcACAGTGTCTGTGGTTGACTGCAGGATGGAAATGAAACTTAAAAAGACACCTGTATAATGCATGGCCATCATTTCCTTGGACCAGTGTAGTTACAGTACAATATCATggtgttacagaattattagcAATCAGACTGACCcctaaaggaatgaaaatggaatggtaatttttggttgaacaaacattttgttgCTATAATTAACACTTTCTTGAAAATGACTCCGTCCAGTTGCACTTTCTTTTCAATATGGAAGTGTATAATAATAGCTGTCAATTTTCATACCACGGTACACCTTCAAATCTGTGAGCTGCTGTAACCCTAGTCAGGACTGGCATTGACTTTCCTACACAGTCACCTGACTTCAACCCCATCTAGCATTTACGGGGACTCTTGAAGACTGAGAAAGCCAAGACTTGAGAGTGGCTCTTTGAAAGATTGTCAAATCGTGCTTGGATATTATGGGTCAACACACAAACTTAAGGAGTCCCTGCCAGCTCGAGTGCATGCTGTCATTAAAGCAAAAGAGAGACATACCACACACTAACATATTCTAAAATTCATTTTCACACAAGTGGCTGACATGATGTCATCATatgttatgaaaaaaaaaaaagttacattgGCAACAAACGCAAAACTAAAGTATTCTAACTTGTGGTCTCAGACTTTTTCCACATCACTATATTGAGTTTGATTCTGAATCTTTCtgcaaatatgaaaataataataataataataataataataaaagtgtaACGGTCATTTAACACCATCTATTACTGTGTATTTATACAAAACAATCAAATTTCTCttcactttctctttttctgaccACTTATTGACAGACTCCTGGTAAAGCACAGTCTCAAAAGTATTCGGTCGTGACATTAACCACACCTCTAATGTataacatgaggaacatgttaAATATTATATCCAGAGAAAGCAGCTAGAAACGAAGtaaaacatgctaacgttaaaaGTAACAGGTGCACGAGCGTTAACGTTTGAACTTAATTCGTATCGTGACGGAAACACTAAGACATTGGGTGTATCTAGGAGACCGAAACACTTTTAAACAGCGCTAGCTAAAGCTAAATTAAATACGCTAAATGCTACATTTACCTGTTAGCAAGACATTAACACCGTTAATCCATAATTATTTTTATAGAAGACTTCTCTGGACAGAAGCCGCTTCAACGCCACCAACTTTAGCTGCCTGTGGGACAATAAAAACATACCGGATGGGAACGCCGGCAGCGGTGAACATTGGTTCCGCCTTACGGTCAAGGTGTCCAAAACGGGAATTAAAAGGCTACTTAAAATGCTACAAAAATACGTGAGCTCACCGGTATTATAATTTAAGTGATTTCAAAAACTGGacgttttattttctatatatttttgtaatacTGAATTTGATCTGCATTCACTCCGTACTCCAGTAGAGGGTAGTAACCTCTGCACATGCTCTAAACCTGTAAAATGCAGTGGCAGACATGACtgaactaacacacacacacacacacacacacacacacacacacccacccacccacacacacacacacacacacacacacacacgcactcattTGTTGTCACATGCTGCCTGTATCATTCTATGCCCACACCCTACACTCTGCTTGTATGCTGTACATCTGTCCCAAACCTCTCAGCCTTGTAGCTGCACCAacatctgtctttctttctcagaTTATAAACCAACTGTAGTAAAGCtcagtcaattaaaataaaacagtgctCCTGTGACAGCACGGCGTGATTTACATACACATGGAGACACGTTAAGTAAATTAGAAATCCGTCTCAACAGGTGAACCACAGACTCCAGTCATTATGTGGCAACGACTCTTACATCGTAATAAATGACGGTGCAGTTGTtacacaaacatttgttttcccCCGTTTTTTCATCAGCCCTGCTACTCAGAATGTTTTATGTAAATACAGATATTCCTAGAAGGCTGATTGATATGTATCTCCTCATGCAGAGCTAAAACAATAATTGGGTTTGTCTTTTTGATGTCACACAgagatatttgagttttttgtatattcaattgctttttttttgtgggtGGGGAGGAGAAACCTGAACAAACATGATAGGAAACCTTCAGCAGGGGCAGGAAAGTCTAGAATCTATAAACACACGGCACTATTATCAAATGTCAAACACTCTATGAAATTCAAATAATCTCAGTGCAAACCGCCGAGCCGTTCCTGTATGTAAAGCAGATGGAGACAAGAGAGAGACAGCCCGCCTTTCCAGGAATCACAGgggattttaaaatgtttcatgCATTTCTGTTCATTCTCACTGTGTAAACAGCAGAATTCTCGTGGCTCGATCTATTGTTCACTTA
Protein-coding sequences here:
- the kdm8 gene encoding lysine-specific demethylase 8 — its product is MATVWSKISAALPYNEEQFPLQFSDKVESSVLEMLKRSRQQLYRDTTSSSRMLNAQIILDYSWEKLNTGTWRHVDKEWRRVYSYGCLFKVAALCREVPTADEVLQAVRTCDMGLLMGAAIMDDILKVIVQMLQGEVRKSIKEEEEESEHAEVKRIKIEGPHVPAIKEELAVPRVKCPSLESFNTNYLLPLKPVILEGIIDHWPALNQHPWSIEYLRSVAGCRTVPIEVGSRYTDEEWSQTLLTVNEFIDRYILNKDGVKGLGYLAQHQLFDQVPELKEDIRPPDYCCLGEGDEDDITVNAWFGPGGTVSPLHQDPQQNFLAQVVGSKYIRLYSPEDTDKLYPHQSQLLHNTSQVEVENPDTERFPEFAKAPYLECVLQPGDVLFIPVQHWHYIRSLELSFSVSFWWS